One genomic region from Phragmites australis chromosome 1, lpPhrAust1.1, whole genome shotgun sequence encodes:
- the LOC133888759 gene encoding LOB domain-containing protein 6-like produces MASPSSTSNNSAVSPVAASGTTTPGAGAPCAACKFLRRKCLPGCVFAPYFPPEEPQKFANVHKVFGASNVTKLLNELLPHQREDAVSSLAYEAEARVKDPVYGCVGAISLLQRQVHRLQKELDAAHAELLRYACNDMGIPTALPVSAAPRLSTAMPRPGHLAAATVAAMYSGRRLGVVDGIAPPAGCYFTRNNVISSPGAEVAPVLPYASMANWAVNAISATTTATSGSESIGMDHKEVGDSSM; encoded by the coding sequence ATGGCATCCCCGTCGAGCACCAGCAACAACTCCGCCGTCTCCCCGGTGGCCGCGTCGGGGACGACGACGCCAGGTGCCGGGGCGCCGTGCGCGGCGTGCAAGTTCCTGCGGCGCAAGTGCCTGCCGGGGTGCGTGTTCGCGCCCTACTTCCCGCCGGAGGAGCCGCAGAAGTTCGCGAACGTGCACAAGGTGTTCGGCGCCAGCAACGTCACCAAGCTGCTCAACGAGCTGCTGCCGCACCAGCGCGAGGACGCCGTGAGCTCGCTTGCCTACGAGGCCGAGGCGCGCGTCAAGGACCCCGTCTACGGCTGCGTCGGCGCCATCTCCTTGCTCCAGCGCCAGGTCCACCGCCTCCAGAAGGAGCTCGACGCCGCGCACGCCGAGCTTCTCCGCTACGCCTGCAACGATATGGGCATCCCCACCGCGCTGCCCGTCTCCGCCGCCCCCAGGCTCTCCACGGCAATGCCGAGACCCGGCCATCTCGCCGCGGCCACCGTCGCCGCCATGTACAGCGGCCGGAGGCTCGGGGTCGTCGACGGCATAGCGCCGCCAGCTGGCTGCTACTTCACGCGGAACAACGTTATTAGCAGCCCAGGCGCTGAAGTGGCACCCGTGCTGCCTTACGCTTCCATGGCTAATTGGGCCGTGAATGCCATCAGCGCCACCACGACCGCCACCTCCGGATCGGAGAGCATTGGGATGGATCACAAGGAAGTAGGAGACAGCAGCATGTGA